One window from the genome of Rhodopirellula halodulae encodes:
- a CDS encoding sugar phosphate isomerase/epimerase family protein, producing MQPVRPTRNRREFLRQLGVATASGYAACLAHQMNAAPTGNGSMGRGRAVWAEELAPAATNATENESGYLKQSLKAGMIRIKDSDAENPWVAKFRAALDAGFVGVEPNTSPGLDVDAMVAASKETGLTIDGTVGGYHWATTHTSPNEATRQKAQQLLEQSLQQTADLGANTFLIVPGHGKDGTAEEVRSRAFDALNRAIPLAEKLGVKILIENVWNHFLYDHAGDSNQSAQALADFVDSFDSPWIGVQFDLGNHWKYGDVAEWVKTLGHRIGKLDIKGFSREQGRFTDVTEGDIDWASVRRALGEINFQGYVAAEVGGGDADRLKKINGQIESALHCSRTLQQIKAESA from the coding sequence ATGCAGCCCGTTCGCCCTACACGCAATCGCCGTGAATTCCTCCGCCAACTTGGTGTCGCGACGGCCTCCGGCTACGCGGCCTGTCTTGCTCACCAAATGAATGCGGCTCCCACCGGGAACGGATCGATGGGGCGGGGCAGGGCGGTTTGGGCCGAGGAGCTTGCACCCGCAGCGACCAATGCGACTGAAAACGAATCAGGCTATCTCAAACAGTCTTTGAAAGCGGGCATGATCCGTATCAAAGATTCCGACGCCGAAAACCCTTGGGTCGCGAAGTTTCGTGCTGCGTTGGACGCTGGATTCGTCGGGGTCGAGCCCAACACGTCGCCTGGATTGGACGTCGATGCAATGGTCGCCGCTTCGAAAGAAACCGGCCTGACGATCGATGGCACCGTCGGTGGTTACCACTGGGCGACGACGCACACCAGTCCCAATGAGGCCACTCGTCAAAAGGCTCAGCAACTGCTCGAACAATCGTTGCAGCAAACGGCGGATCTGGGAGCGAACACTTTCTTGATCGTTCCCGGCCACGGCAAAGACGGAACCGCAGAAGAAGTTCGCAGCCGCGCGTTCGATGCACTCAACCGTGCGATTCCGCTGGCCGAAAAGTTGGGCGTGAAGATCCTGATCGAAAACGTGTGGAATCATTTCCTTTACGACCACGCGGGTGACTCGAATCAGTCGGCCCAAGCTTTGGCTGACTTTGTTGATTCGTTTGATTCACCTTGGATCGGCGTCCAATTCGACTTGGGCAATCACTGGAAGTACGGGGACGTCGCGGAGTGGGTGAAAACCCTCGGTCATCGCATTGGCAAACTGGACATCAAAGGATTCTCTCGCGAGCAGGGACGATTCACCGATGTCACGGAAGGCGACATTGATTGGGCCAGTGTTCGTAGAGCTCTCGGTGAGATCAATTTCCAAGGTTACGTTGCCGCGGAAGTGGGTGGAGGTGATGCCGATCGTTTGAAGAAGATCAACGGTCAGATCGAATCTGCTTTGCATTGCAGCCGCACGCTCCAGCAAATCAAAGCGGAATCCGCGTGA
- a CDS encoding acyl-CoA thioesterase: protein MTTDLPQHVFRLRVRYDECDPMGLVHHSNYLRYFEIGRTEFLRSSGGRYREVEEAGLYVVVVHVDCRYRASARYDDEIDIVTRVAKVTAAKIIHEYEIRRGDEQLVQATVTLAVIDKNGQLQRVPESIMT from the coding sequence ATGACGACAGATTTGCCGCAACATGTGTTCCGTTTGCGAGTCCGCTATGACGAATGTGACCCAATGGGTCTGGTCCACCATTCGAATTATCTTCGCTATTTCGAAATTGGGCGAACTGAATTCCTGCGTTCCTCGGGGGGCAGGTATCGCGAAGTCGAAGAGGCTGGTCTATACGTTGTGGTCGTGCACGTTGATTGTCGCTATCGAGCTTCGGCCCGTTATGATGACGAGATCGACATTGTGACCCGGGTGGCCAAAGTCACCGCAGCAAAAATCATCCACGAATATGAGATTCGCCGCGGCGATGAACAACTTGTGCAAGCGACCGTGACTTTGGCGGTGATTGACAAGAACGGTCAATTGCAACGCGTTCCCGAATCGATCATGACCTAG